The proteins below are encoded in one region of Sander lucioperca isolate FBNREF2018 chromosome 11, SLUC_FBN_1.2, whole genome shotgun sequence:
- the prrc2c gene encoding protein PRRC2C isoform X5, with protein MSEKSGQSTKAKDGKTKYATLSLFNTYKGKSLETQKTAVAARHGLQSLGKVAASRRMPPPANLPSLKAENKGNDPNVNIVPKDGSGWASRPEGGEERQQETPPPQIKPAVLQPQEPSIGGSRSWANSKPTQLDGAPRVSSHFHQEFPSLQAAGEVEKGDGQEEEPYGPGPSLRPQNVGSWREGGGRNLITATSPSEMDNRAPEEGSTGLGTSTPPGEADEPGRNVTADVQREKRDDRERLPPSALPQAKLNGQQPPAGVPTHFDPAFRSMMPPYMFHAYPQMTLGPGQGNFRYPVPQDGAKGPRSVRPQQHPSQSWHQDPDRPSIISATELKELDNLDTDTDEGWAGAQMEVDYTEKLNFSDDEENQAAKEKRENWEWMGKVERIRSRPPDGQEGWKEGTEDRGGNKTSWADGDPRAPSPGSMGQYNKSAAPQDYQGGGRSVGGGAPRVTKPQAAAAPGADEDPEAWRQKRKKPPEISEAVERARRRREEEERRMEEQRLAACAEKLKRLNEKHRQATEGKSALAPTTSDEAGAAQEEESSSAPAPVSSLVPSIPVSQSQAPIMQAPLPERVDLDRERIEREPESVEPSVEEEVHLPRQPSPPVQRPAAVAPEPQSEEESSVVEVSPLMEENQTDRTIVPIRDYFNIEDNRVDEPHLSLPHMDSPSGEEVPVAPPQLEGEAAAAMRPSLTSGYSKQFQKSLPPRFLRQQEQMKQQQWQQQQHQSGGSVSPSGGGGVPAPQQQQQQHRSMYQPIGPHHQHLASMGFDPRWLMMQSYMDPRMMSGRPPMDMPTTIHPGRMPPKQIVRREPGDNSSSGSDSFDHLTRPIRDHGLPSDSRMVWGSDPYPQSEPLPSVTPPKGRDDNKEPRMDSGLDLDRGLPAMYPQDHSALDSHKSNFFQDPTESLSVFTQGPEDASGPLDRVPVVPAFDPEEPGLPSGEEVEALGQAMLQRSVSQGSSHSLKLDEPRFDGLPLGTKPLELQDTGERADDKLQNELYPQAAVTSNRATPPADGLHKQEKLPLPAPSKQKAELRWGGRSGAGRREGPGGERPVRRSGPIKKPVLRDMKEEREQREEREKRHERGERGDRSKKDQSSKAPSAAAATAAAAVSEGSKPQDEEKREAAEETPTGHQRVRDSQPLSGAPTSSSQEEKADKPPSNDKHPEPKLPSRKDSNLPPRAYRREERERERDREKEMDKDRDRDRDRERDRDKEWPADSSFKARGRGEYYSRGRSYRGTYGGRNRGGRGRSRAEYNYREPRSRSDLPSVGGAAAFRNREESETRSESSDFEVIPKRRRRRGSDTDSESEGGRESASDTGPSDREPSAKPSRPLRRELPGEARSGPHKPGFGPPHMGERVGPRGDDESRPKPGFLPKGEPSRRGRGGLYNRRGGARERGGPRSGPLRRPGARESSSQWPCKPMETFRPEDTECTPRYDNPAADRRHPKSDGKKFGDGAPQSSRERPRRSRPARPPRQDKPPRFRRLKEREAAVLASGETAPSPPVPLFPVPATAVHSSAPAPSSHSHSPTLSRAPGAPVTVPAEVAATMPAPDLSSPIEAPLPETSSPTITAVGTKSPDLSNQNSSDQANEEWETASESSDFNERREREERKGALEAAHEAARASAPAPAAPQGSLTPNKSPPDGGVTQKREGAPAAKRSFSNQRPTERPNRRGNSGAKPGRSYAGGKGERRGGAKAGRKGPAAQQNSDGTAQTAGGPSQRPMKDQSGRRKDEAKQAAKKPKENALSQFDLNNYASVVIIDDHPEVTTTDDPQSSTNDDGFTEVVSRKQQKRLQDEEKRKKEEQTTQNWSKKGSGEKSRGGGGKLPPRFAKKQSSQQQQQHQQQQQQHQQQQQQQQASQSQPPVAPTSQAQQQPPISVPQHPHLAPSQPTASPQTLEGTVAPLPSIPPATVDFTSKSLPPAPTQTHSTLGTELWENKVAGATVLPDVKKLGPISPPQPPSVSAWNKPLTSFTGTVSSEGVKPGAEGSAELAIDSIQFGAPSSAGSTDSDGVPAMLETVSENKLPAPKEQRQKQPRAGPIKTQKLPEMEPVETKEYKPGPIGKERSLKNRKAKDARGGEGEGIMEGGVPGGGVSRATDSSPPTSDTTVPELGGDIEGMITVPSAEYNSNSKESVTDYTTPSSSLADSVSTGVNKIEESLVANVALPHALPLPRRETLQQSSSLSTVSPATVDLTLKMESARKAWENSPSLEKNSPVTSSSSPITSCASSYSTFSSTSIAQIPVASVTPSTSLSGSATYTTSSLSTKTTTASDPPNICKVKPQQLQGGGLSSSSSSGSSSSFSQLGCVTTLLPQQQQTPQVYVSQSAAGSAAQIPAFYMDTSHLFSTPHPRLAPPSLAQQQGFQPGLSQPTAVQQIPIPIYAPLQGQPQHQHQHQHQHQHQHQHQHQHQHQHTHQAQLGLSTGPPVSQPQDLFSSSLQPYRSQQAFMQSSLSQPSMMLSGPSLHSYPGVQAPELGKPQSNLTYQQASSTQHIPILFEPQLNQPSGMGGSQLIDTHLLQARQGMSQHSNMYSGQVQQHGQSSYYSNTQSPSSGMQQVTVPLPSSQLSLPNFGSGGGQPLLALPPTPPQAQPPNINRQPPVSQPYRGIMGPNHSIMQPPTSKMDMDLKLFGSGMDVKPGTPPIGARSTTPTSSHYRASSTSPSSQSSKINSMLYQKQFQASSAAMRMTQHFPGQFNPQILSQPNIVSPLVRPPHVNSFAGGIQRSPMGPPMSTNVGGGLMPHPRPQHPQHSQHAPRGPPGPSLAPRGTQAALKAEQDLKAKQRAEVLQSTHKFFSEQQQQLKAPQVSKVSRLDQAGKPPLDASAPNHQAVGERPDSDKPPISISTAKPIRTGPIKPQAIKPEEGK; from the exons ATGTCCGAGAAGTCAGGGCAGAGCACCAAGGCAAAGGATGGCAAAACAAAGTATGCAACCCTTAGCCTCTTCAACACCTACAAGGGCAAATCTCTGGAaacccagaaaactgcag TGGCTGCTAGACATGGGCTCCAAAGTTTGGGCAAAGTTGCTGCCAGCCGGCGCATGCCCCCTCCGGCCAACCTGCCCAGCCTGAAGGCAGAGAACAAGGGAAACGACCCCAACGTCAACATTGTCCCCAAAGACGGTAGTGGCTGGGCATCTCGACctgagggaggggaggagag GCAACAGGAGACACCCCCACCCCAGATCAAACCAGCAGTGCTCCAGCCACAAGAGCCTTCTATTGGGGGCAGCCGCTCCTGGGCCAACAGCAAGCCAACACAGCTAGACG GAGCTCCTCGTGTGAGCAGCCATTTTCACCAGGAGTTTCCCAGCTTGCAGGCGGCTGGTGAGGTTGAGAAAGGGGACGGTCAAGAAGAGGAGCCTTATGGACCAGGCCCCAGCCTCAGACCTCAAA ATGTTGGCAGTTGGCGAGAGGGTGGAGGCAGGAATTTAATAACTGCAACCAGCCCCTCTGAGATGGACAACCGGGCCCCGGAGGAGGGTAGTACGGGCCTTGGTACCTCTACACCACCAGGGGAAGCTGATGAGCCTGGGCGAAACGTAACCGCTGACGTTCAGAGGGAGAAGAGGGATGATAGGGAGAGATTGCCCCCCTCTGCCCTCCCTCAGGCTAAACTTAATGGGCAGCAGCCTCCTGCTGGGGTGCCAACTCACTTCGACCCTGCTTTCAGGAGCATGATGCCACCCTAT aTGTTCCACGCCTATCCTCAAATGACTTTGGGCCCAGGACAAGGAAACTTCAGATACCCTGTACCACAAGATGGAGCAAA GGGTCCTCGTTCAGTACGGCCCCAGCAGCATCCCTCTCAGTCCTGGCACCAGGACCCAGACAGACCCTCTATCATCAGCGCGACAGAACTTAAAGAGCTGGACAACTTGgacactgacactgatgagGGCTGGGCAG GAGCTCAGATGGAGGTGGACTACACTGAGAAACTAAACTTCAGTGATGATGAGGAGAACCAAGCTGctaaagagaaaagagaaaactg GGAGTGGATGGGTAAAGTGGAGCGTATAAGATCTCGGCCACCAGACGGTCAGGAGGGCTGGAAGGAGGGTACTGAGGACCGTGGGGGCAATAAAACCTCATGGGCTGATGGTGATCCCAGAGCGCCATCACCTGGCAGTATGGGGCAGTACAATAAGTCAGCTGCTCCACAGGACTACCAG GGTGGCGGTCGCTCTGTTGGTGGCGGAGCTCCACGTGTGACCAAACCACAGGCCGCAGCAGCACCTGGTGCCGATGAGGACCCCGAGGCCTGGCGGCAGAAGCGCAAAAAGCCTCCAGAAATTTCTGAAGCTGTAGAACGAGCGAGACGgcggagggaagaagaggaacgGCGGATGGAAGAACAGCGGCTCGCGGCTTGCGCTGAAAAACTAAAACGTCTCAATGAAAAACACCGCCAGGCAACTGAGGGCAAATCTGCCCTTGCTCCGACCACCAGTGATGAAGCAGGAGCTGCCCAAGAGGAAGAGTCCTCATCAGCTCCCGCTCCTGTGTCCAGTCTTGTACCTTCAATCCCAGTTTCACAATCACAGGCCCCAATCATGCAAGCTCCTCTGCCTGAGAGGGTGGATCTAGACAGGGAGAGGATTGAGCGAGAACCCGAGAGCGTAGAACCAAGTGTAGAGGAGGAGGTTCACTTGCCTCGTCAGCCCAGCCCCCCCGTCCAGAGACCTGCGGCCGTAGCTCCAGAGCCTCAGAGCGAGGAAGAGAGCTCCGTGGTTGAGGTCAGCCCCCTGATGGAGGAGAACCAGACCGACAGGACAATAGTGCCTATCCGAGACTATTTCAACATAGAGGACAACAGAG TGGATGAGCCCCACCTGTCTCTGCCTCACATGGACAGCCCCAGTGGTGAGGAAGTCCCTGTTGCACCACCACAGCTGGAAGGAGAGGCAGCAGCTGCTATGCGTCCCTCTCTCACTTCAGGCTATTCCAAACAGTTTCAAAAATCTTTGCCTCCACGTTTCCTTAGACAGCAG GAGCAGATGAAGCAGCAACAatggcaacaacagcaacaccaGAGTGGGGGCTCCGTGTCCCCATCAGGTGGTGGCGGTGTTCCAGCTccccaacagcagcagcagcaacaccgCTCCATGTATCAACCCATTGGCCCCCACCACCAGCACTTGGCCTCCATGGGGTTTGACCCCCGCTGGCTCATGATGCAGTCCTATATGGACCCCCGCATGATGTCAGGACGTCCTCCCATGGACATGCCAACTACCATTCACCCTG GGAGGATGCCTCCTAAGCAGATTGTGCGCAGAGAGCCTGGTGACAACTCGAGCTCCGGCTCTGACTCCTTTGACCATTTGACCCGACCAATTCGTGACCATGGCCTGCCGTCAGACTCGCGGATGGTATGGGGATCGGACCCATACCCACAGTCAGAGCCGTTACCATCTGTAACTCCTCCAAAAGGACGAGATGATAACAAGGAGCCGAg GATGGACTCTGGTTTGGATCTGGACAGGGGTCTTCCAGCTATGTATCCCCAGGACCACAGTGCATTGGACTCTCATAAAAGTAACTTCTTTCAGGACCCTACAGAGTCCCTGTCAGTGTTTACCCAGGGCCCAGAGGATGCATCAGGGCCTCTAGACAGGGTCCCTGTAGTCCCAGCCTTTGATCCTGAGGAGCCAGGCTTACCCAGTGGGGAAGAGGTAGAAGCTCTTGGTCAAGCTATGCTCCAGAGGAGTGTCTCCCAGGGCTCTAGCCACTCCCTCAAGCTGGATGAACCCAGGTTTGATGGGCTACCCCTGGGAACAAAACCACTAGAGCTACAGGACACAGGAGAACGGGCTGACGATAAGCTCCAGAATGAACTCTACCCCCAGGCTGCGGTGACTAGCAACCGGGCTACACCTCCTGCTGATGGATTACACAAACAAGAGAAGCTGCCTTTGCCAGCCCCTAGCAAGCAGAAAGCTGAGCTGCGCTGGGGTGGAAGATCAGGGGCCGGACGCAGAGAAGGACCAGGGGGAGAGAGACCTGTTCGCAGGTCTGGGCCAATAAAGAAGCCTGTCCTAAGGGAcatgaaagaagagagagagcaaagagaagagagggagaagcGTCAcgagagaggggaaagaggaGACCGGTCCAAAAAGGATCAGTCATCCAAAGCTCCTTCTGCAGCTGcagctactgctgctgctgctgtgtctgAGGGCTCCAAACCTCAGgatgaggagaagagagaagctGCTGAGGAAACACCGACTGGCCATCAGAGAGTCAGAGACTCCCAGCCTTTATCTGGGGCTCCCACCTCTTCCTCTCAGGAGGAGAAAGCAGACAAACCACCCAGCAATGACAAACATCCAGAACCCAAACTGCCCTCCAGGAAAGACTCCAATCTTCCTCCACGTGCCTACCgacgagaggagagagagagggaacgtGACAGGGAGAAGGAAATGGACAaggatagagatagagatagagatagagagagagatagagataaagAGTGGCCTGCTGACTCAAGTTTTAAAGCACGTGGTCGAGGGGAGTATTACTCGAGAGGACGGAGCTACCGGGGGACTTACGGTGGCCGAAACAGGGGGGGTCGTGGTCGAAGCCGGGCAGAGTACAATTACAGAGAGCCCCGATCACGCTCCGATTTACCTTCTGTCGGAGGTGCTGCCGCCTTTCGCAACAGGGAAGAAAGCGAAACACGCAGCGAGAGCTCAGACTTTGAGGTTATACCAAAACGTAGACGGCGCCGTGGTTCAGACACAGATTCTGAAAGTGAAGGCGGGAGAGAGTCTGCCAGTGATACTGGGCCCTCTGACCGTGAGCCTAGCGCCAAACCTAGCCGTCCGTTGAGACGAGAGCTCCCTGGGGAGGCCCGGTCTGGGCCCCACAAGCCAGGCTTTGGACCTCCTCACATGGGGGAAAGGGTTGGACCCAGAGGGGACGATGAAAGCCGACCCAAGCCAGGATTCCTTCCTAAAGGAGAACCTTCTCGGCGAGGAAGAGGGGGACTATACAATAGACGAGGTGGAGCAAGGGAACGCGGCGGGCCTCGCTCAGGCCCTCTTAGACGGCCAGGAGCTAGAGAGTCCTCTTCTCAGTGGCCCTGTAAACCCATGGAGACATTCAGGCCTGAGGACACTGAGTGCACACCAAGATATGACAATCCTGCCGCTGACCGAAGACACCCCAAGTCTGACGGCAAGAAATTTGGGGATGGGGCACCTCAGAGTAGTAGAGAAAGGCCTCGTCGGTCCAGACCAGCACGGCCCCCTAGGCAAGATAAACCCCCCCGGTTTAGGCGCTTGAAGGAGCGTGAGGCTGCAGTGTTAGCTAGTGGGGAAACGGCCCCAAGTCCCCCTGTCCCTCTATTCCCAGTGCCTGCTACTGCTGTCCATAGCTCTGCCCCTGCCCCAAGCTCCCATTCCCATTCCCCAACCCTGTCTAGAGCTCCAGGAGCCCCTGTAACTGTGCCTGCAGAAGTGGCAGCCACTATGCCTGCACCCGACTTGTCCTCTCCTATAGAAGCACCCTTGCCTGAGACCAGCAGCCCCACCATCACTGCAGTCGGAACCAAGTCCCCTGACTTGTCCAACCAGAACTCTTCAGATCAAGCCAATGAGGAATGGGAAACTGCCTCTGAGAGCAGCGACTTCAACGAAAGGAGAGAAcgagaagaaaggaaaggagcACTGGAGGCCGCTCATGAAGCAGCCAGGGCCTCTGCCCCGGCACCTGCAGCCCCTCAGGGCTCTTTGACCCCCAATAAAAGCCCTCCTGATGGAGGGGTGACTCAAAAACGTGAAGGGGCTCCTGCAGCCAAGAGAAGTTTCTCAAATCAGAGGCCTACCGAGAGACCGAATCGTAGAGGCAACAGTGGAGCCAAACCAGGCCGGAGCTACGCAGGGGGCAAGGGGGAGAGGAGGGGCGGGGCCAAAGCTGGCCGCAAAGG CCCTGCAGCGCAGCAGAACTCAGATGGGACAGCACAAACAGCTGGAGGACCATCCCAAAGGCCTATGAAGGACCAGTCAGGCCGTCGTAAGGATGAAGCCAAACAGGCCGCCAAGAAGCCCAAAGAGAATGCTCTTTCTCAGTTTGATCTTAACAATTATGCCA GTGTTGTGATCATTGATGACCACCCAGAGGTCACCACCACGGATGACCCACAGTCCAGCACCAATGATGACGGCTTCACAGAGGTAGTCTCCCGCAAGCAACAAAAACGCCTGCAGGACGAAGAGAAGCGGAAAAAGGAAGAGCAGACTACTCAA AACTGGAGTAAAAAAGGCTCTGGTGAGAagagcaggggaggtggaggaAAGCTGCCACCAAGATTTGCTAAAAAGCAATCAtcccaacagcagcagcaacatcaacagcagcagcagcaacatcaacagcagcagcagcaacaacaggccTCACAGTCTCAGCCTCCTGTAGCCCCCACATCTCAGGCCCAACAGCAACCCCCTATTTCTGTTCCCCAGCATCCTCACCTTGCCCCCTCCCAGCCTACTGCGTCCCCTCAAACTCTGGAAGGAACAGTGGCTCCATTGCCCTCCATCCCCCCTGCCACTGTGGACTTCACCTCAAAGAGCCTACCCCCCGCACCTACGCAGACGCACAGTACTCTGGGTACAGAACTGTGGGAGAACAAGGTAGCGGGCGCCACTGTCCTTCCTGACGTCAAGAAGC TTGGTCCAATCAGCCCTCCCCAGCCACCATCTGTGAGTGCCTGGAACAAACCTCTTACCTCCTTTACTGGCACCGTCTCCTCTGAG GGTGTGAAGCCTGGAGCAGAGGGCAGTGCGGAATTGGCAATAGACAGTATTCAGTTTGGTGCACCATCATCTGCAGGCAGCACCGACAGTGATGGAGTTCCAGCGATGCTAGAAACTGTCTCTGAGAACAAACTACCTGCTCCCAAagaacagagacagaaacaaccTCGAGCTGGCCCAATCAAAACACAGAAG CTTCCTGAAATGGAACCAGTGGAAACCAAGGAGTACAAGCCAGGTCCCATTGGTAAGGAGCGCTCTTTAAAGAACCGCAAGGCCAAAGACGCACGTGGAGGAGAAGGCGAGGGGATCATGGAGGGAGGAGTCCCTGGAGGAGGCGTCAGTAGAGCCACAGACTCCAGTCCTCCCACCAGTGACACCACAGTACCAGAGCTGGGAGGAGACATCGAGGGCATGATCACAGTCCCGTCAGCAGAGTACAACAGTAACTCTAAA GAGTCCGTCACTGACTAcaccaccccctcctcctcactgGCTGACAGTGTTTCTACAGGAGTGAACAAAATAGAAGAGAGTTTAGTAGCAAAT GTGGCGCTACCCCACGCGTTGCCTCTTCCTCGACGAGAGACCCTGCAGCAGAGCTCCAGCCTCAGCACTGTATCTCCTGCAACTGTTGACCTAACACTAAAG ATGGAATCGGCTCGTAAGGCGTGGGAGAACTCCCCGAGTCTGGAGAAGAATTCTCCAGtcacttcctcttcctcccccatCACCTCCTGTGCGTCCTCGTACTCCACCTTCTCCTCAACCTCCATAGCACAGATCCCTGTGGCTTCTGTTACCCCCAGCACCTCACTGTCAG GTTCTGCTACCTATACGACGTCATCCCTCAGCACCAAGACCACCACAGCCTCCGACCCCCCTAACATCTGTAAGGTGAAGCCCCAGCAACTGCAGGGTGGAGGTCTGTCGTCCTCCAGCAGTAGCGGTAGTAGTAGCAGCTTCTCTCAGTTGGGCTGTGTGACTACCCTCCTGCCCCAACAACAGCAGACCCCACAGGTGTACGTCTCTCAGTCTGCAGCAG GTTCTGCAGCTCAGATTCCAGCCTTCTACATGGACACTAGCCACCTCTTTAGTACCCCCCACCCTCGCTTGGCGCCTCCCTCCCTAGCGCAGCAGCAAGGCTTCCAGCCCGGCCTCTCACAG CCGACCGCAGTCCAGCAGATTCCCATCCCTATCTACGCTCCACTGCAAGGTCAGCCACAGCACCAACACCAACATCAGCACCAACACCAGCACCAGCACCAGCATCAGCATCAACACCAACACCAACATACGCACCAGGCTCAGCTAGGACTCAGCACTGGTCCTCCAGTCTCCCAGCCACAGGACCTGTTCAGCTCCTCACTGCAGCCATACAG GTCTCAGCAGGCGTTTATGCAGAGCAGCCTGTCACAGCCCTCCATGATGCTGTCAGGACCGTCTCTGCACAGCTATCCCGGCGTGCAGGCACCCGAGCTGGGCAAGCCTCAGTCTAATCTGACCTATCAGCAGGCCTCTTCCACCCAGCACATTCCCATTCTGTTTGAGCCGCAGCTCAACCAGCCCTCTGGCATGGGAGGCTCCCAGCTCATTGACACACACCTGCTGCAG GCTCGACAGGGGATGAGTCAGCATTCAAACATGTACTCGGGGCAGGTGCAACAACATGGCCAGAGTAGCTACTATAGCAACACTCAGTCGCCTAGTTCTGGGATGCAACAG GTGACAGTCCCTCTGCCCAGTTCCCAGTTGTCCCTGCCAAACTTTGGCTCGGGTGGAGGCCAGCCGCTCCTGGCGCTGCCTCCCACTCCTCCCCAGGCCCAGCCCCCCAACATCAACCGACAGCCCCCGGTCTCCCAGCCTTACCGAGGCATCATGGGCCCCAACCACAGCATAATGCAGCCTCCAACCAGCAAG ATGGACATGGATCTGAAACTGTTTGGCAGTGGAATGGATGTGAAGCCCGGAACCCCTCCTATCGGCGCCAGGAGCACCACACCCACCTCCAGCCATTACAG